In a genomic window of Macaca nemestrina isolate mMacNem1 chromosome 18, mMacNem.hap1, whole genome shotgun sequence:
- the LOC105491508 gene encoding LOW QUALITY PROTEIN: inactive serine protease 54 (The sequence of the model RefSeq protein was modified relative to this genomic sequence to represent the inferred CDS: deleted 1 base in 1 codon), whose protein sequence is MVSATGLSWDGRMRGVLLVLLGLLHSSTSCGVQKASVFYGPDLKEGLVSSMEFPWVVSLQDSQYTHLAFGCILSEFWVLSIASAIQNRKDIVVIVGISNMDPSKIAHTEYPVNTIIIHEDFDNNSMSNNIALLKTDTAMHFGNLVQSICFLGRKLHTPPVLHNCWVSGWNPTSATGNHMTMSILRKIFVKDLDICPLHKLQKTECGSHTKEETKTACLGDPGSPMMCQLQQFDLWVLRGVLNFGGETCPGLFLYTKVEDYSKWITSKAERAGPPLSSLHHWEKLISFSHHGPNAAMTQNSDSELGHVGSYLQGQGRTITHSRLATSSRDDLDVREKGVKESGRSPEASVQPLYYDYYGGEVGEGRISAGQKRLHQPAEIILVSFMLVFFCSSI, encoded by the exons ATGGTGTCCGCGACGGGTCTCTCTTGGGATGGCAGA ATGCGAGGGGTGCTCCTGGTGCTGCTCGGCCTTCTCCATTCTTCCACCA GTTGTGGCGTCCAGAAAGCTTCCGTTTTCTACGGTCCTGACCTCAAGGAGGGCTTGGTCAGCAGCATGGAGTTCCCGTGGGTGGTGTCGCTGCAGGACTCGCAGTACACACACCTGGCTTTCGGCTGCATCCTCAGCGAGTTCTGGGTCCTCAGCATCGCATCCGCCATTCAGAACAG GAAGGACATTGTCGTTATAGTGGGTATAAGTAACATGGATCCCAGCAAGATTGCTCACACAGAGTATCCAGTCAATACCATCATCATCCATGAGGACTTTGATAACAACTCCATGAGCAACAACATAGCCCTCCTGAAGACAGACACAGCGATGCATTTTGGCAACCTGGTCCAGTCCATCTGCTTCCTCGGCAGAAAGTTGCATACACCACCAGTCTTGCACAACTGCTGGGTGTCAGGATGGAATCCCACATCTGCA ACAGGAAATCACATGACGATGAGTATCCTGAGGAAAATCTTCGTGAAAGATCTTGACATATGTCCCCTACACAAACTCCAGAAGACAGAATGCGGCAGCCACACGAAAGAGGAAACCAAGACTGCCTGCTTG GGGGACCCAGGAAGCCCAATGATGTGCCAGCTACAGCAGTTCGATCTGTGGGTTCTGAGAGGAGTGCTGAACTTCGGTGGTGAGACGTGCCCTGGCCTGTTTCTGTACACTAAGGTGGAAGACTACAGCAAATGGATCACATCCAAGGCTGAGAGGGCCGGCCCTCCCCTGTCCTCACTCCACCACTGGGAAAAGTTGATTTCTTTCTCCCACCACGGACCAAATGCCGCCATGACACAGAATTCTGATTCTGAACTAGGCCATGTTGGATCATACTTGCAGGGACAAGGAAGGACCATCACGCATTCACGACTAGCAACCAGCTCTAGAGATGATCTAGATGTTAGGGAGAAGGGTGTAAAGGAATCAGGCCGGTCTCCTGAGGCATCTGTACAACCCTTATACTATGACTATtatggtggggaggtgggggaaggtAGGATTTCTGCAGGTCAGAAAAGGTTGCATCAGCCCGCAGAAATCATCTTGGTTTCCTTCatgcttgttttcttttgcagCAGTATCTAG